The Primulina tabacum isolate GXHZ01 chromosome 7, ASM2559414v2, whole genome shotgun sequence genome includes a window with the following:
- the LOC142550999 gene encoding uncharacterized protein At4g29660: MTSYLWRKYVDYLEAKGERTILWDMMEPYRRPKSFTPLVCIYICAFYTGVIGAAITEQLYKEKFWEKHPGAEVPIMKPMFYGGPWRVYRGEVPRYTEE; this comes from the exons ATGACGAGTTATTTGTGGAGGAAATATGTCGATTATTTGGAAGCAAAGGGGGAAAGGACGATTCTTTGGGACATGATGGAGCCGTACAGGCGACCCAAATCTTTCACTCCGTTGGTCTGCATTTATATTTGTGCTTTCTATACTGGGGTCATTGGCGCTGCAATCACGGAGCAGCTCTACAAG GAGAAGTTTTGGGAAAAACACCCTGGCGCAGAAGTTCCCATAATGAAGCCGATGTTTTATGGGGGACCTTGGAGGGTATATAGAGGGGAGGTTCCTCGATACACCGAGGAGTAG
- the LOC142551949 gene encoding uncharacterized protein LOC142551949: protein MKLATLYRFTCFNPSFRGKSRIVQYRSFQHDFVPRDPNTKPKRYKYPEFYDPYGPRPPPSDKIVQLAERIISLPPEERMQIGPALRDKLTLPKLQPISVEGMDLSTQGGARSGSSKAEEKQPEKTTFDVKLEKFDAGSKLKVIKEIRSFTDLGLKEAKDLVEKAPVVLKQQITKDEANSIIEKIKAVGGVAVME, encoded by the coding sequence ATGAAACTAGCTACTCTTTATAGATTTACTTGTTTCAATCCCTCTTTTCGAGGAAAATCCAGGATAGTTCAGTATCGTTCTTTCCAACACGATTTTGTCCCAAGAGATCCCAATACCAAGCCGAAAAGGTACAAGTACCCTGAGTTCTATGATCCATACGGACCAAGACCCCCTCCTTCCGACAAGATTGTCCAGCTTGCTGAAAGAATTATTTCCCTACCTCCGGAAGAACGTATGCAAATTGGTCCTGCTCTCAGAGACAAGTTAACGCTTCCTAAGCTGCAGCCTATATCTGTAGAGGGAATGGATTTGAGTACTCAAGGTGGGGCACGATCCGGGTCGTCCAAGGCTGAGGAGAAACAACCTGAGAAAACAACATTTGATGTTAAGCTGGAGAAATTTGATGCAGGGTCTAAACTCAAAGTGATCAAAGAGATACGTTCCTTCACGGATCTAGGGTTGAAGGAAGCCAAAGATTTGGTCGAGAAAGCCCCTGTTGTACTGAAACAACAGATCACAAAAGATGAGGCAAATAGCATCATAGAGAAAATTAAAGCTGTTGGAGGAGTTGCAGTGATGGAATAA
- the LOC142551953 gene encoding cation-dependent phenylpropanoid and flavonoid 8-O-methyltransferase 1-like, with amino-acid sequence MEADILMDVGLLRNHDLYQYLLETSVYPREADYLKEIRALTSTHPMAVMGTNPDSGQLIALLLKLINAKRTIEIGVFTGYSLLLTALTIPEDGKITAIDLDRSSYEIGLPIIKKAGVGHKIDFIESPALPVLEKLLQDDDNHGTFDFAFVDADKHNYVEYHEKLLGLLKPGGIVIYDNTLWAGTVTMPEDSVPPFLLQFRKPVMELNKYLAADTRIQICQVPVGDGMTICRRL; translated from the exons ATGGAAGCTGACATCTTGATGGATGTTGGATTGTTGCGAAACCATGATTTGTATCAG TATTTGCTGGAGACTAGCGTGTATCCACGTGAAGCAGATTATCTGAAAGAGATAAGAGCTCTCACCTCAACTCATCCCAT GGCGGTGATGGGTACAAATCCTGATTCCGGTCAACTGATTGCCTTACTCTTGAAGCTCATCAATGCCAAAAGAACTATTGAAATCGGAGTTTTTACTGGATATTCCCTTCTTCTAACTGCACTCACCATTCCTGAAGATGGGAAG ATCACGGCCATCGATCTGGATCGAAGTTCATACGAGATTGGTTTGCCCATAATCAAAAAGGCCGGTGTCGGACACAAAATAGATTTTATCGAGTCTCCGGCTCTTCCAGTGCTTGAAAAACTCTTGCAAGAT GATGACAATCACGGAACATTCGACTTTGCTTTCGTCGATGCGGATAAACATAATTACGTGGAGTACCATGAAAAGCTGTTGGGACTTCTGAAACCCGGTGGAATAGTGATATACGACAACACGCTCTGGGCAGGAACGGTGACGATGCCGGAGGATTCTGTTCCACCGTTTTTGTTACAGTTTCGGAAACCTGTGATGGAGTTGAATAAATATCTTGCTGCCGACACTCGCATACAAATTTGCCAAGTTCCTGTGGGTGATGGAATGACTATATGCCGGCGTTTGTAA
- the LOC142551951 gene encoding deoxyhypusine synthase-like isoform X2, producing MLDEQKLQNVLWTPSKVIARLGKEINDEHSYLYWAYKNNIPIFCPGLTDGSLGDMLYFHSYKHEHGGLVIDIVQDIRAMDDEAVYSGLRKTGIILLGGGLPKHHICNANMMRNGADFAVFINTAQEFDGSDSGARPDEAVSWGKIRVSAKSVKVHCDATIAFPLLVAETFAAKQKLI from the exons ATGTTAGATGAACAAAAACTACAG AATGTACTCTGGACACCATCTAAAGTGATTGCTCGACTGGGGAAAGAAATCAATGATGAGCACTCATACTTGTACTGGGCATACAAG AACAACATACCCATCTTCTGCCCCGGGTTAACCGATGGTTCGCTGGGCGATATGTTATACTTCCACTCGTATAAGCATGAGCATGGTGGCCTGGTGATTGACATTGTGCAAG ATATTCGAGCCATGGATGATGAGGCAGTCTATTCTGGTCTGAGGAAGACGGGTATAATACTTCTCGGAGGAGGTTTGCCCAAGCATCATATATGCAACGCAAATATGATGCGAAACGGAGCCGATTTTGCTGTCTTTATCAACACTGCACAAGAGTTCGATGGAAGTGATTCAGGTGCTCGTCCCGACGAAGCCGTGTCTTGGGGCAAAATTCGAGTTTCAGCCAAGTCTGTGAAG GTACATTGCGATGCAACCATTGCCTTCCCTCTCCTAGTGGCCGAAACATTTGCAGCAAAGCAAAAGCTGATATGA
- the LOC142551000 gene encoding small ribosomal subunit protein eS30z/eS30y/eS30x has translation MGKVHGSLARAGKVRGQTPKVAKQDKKKKPRGRAHKRMQYNRRFVTAVVGFGKKRGPNSSEK, from the exons ATGG GTAAGGTTCATGGATCGCTGGCACGTGCTGGAAAGGTGAGAGGACAGACGCCGAAGGTGGCGAAGCAAGACAAGAAGAAGAAGCCACGTGGCCGTGCTCACAAGCGTATGCAATACAACCGCCGTTTCGTCACTGCTG TTGTTGGCTTTGGAAAGAAGAGGGGGCCCAATTCATCTGAGAAGTAA
- the LOC142551950 gene encoding 1-aminocyclopropane-1-carboxylate synthase 7-like, with protein MVAESERYLSVGLSKVALSETHGEDSPYFAGWKAYDENPYDELRDSAGVIQMGLAENQVSFDMVEKYLENNPANIGNETSTFRENALFQDYHGLKSFRKAMASFMEQIRGGRAKFDPDKIVITAGATAANELLTFILADPGDALLIPTPYYPGFDRDLRWRTGVNIIPIHSKSSNNFKITQESLESAYNEAMSKNMKVRGVLITNPSNPLGATITRPVLEGILEFVTSKNIHLVSDEIYSGSAFSSEEFVSISEILEARKYQESERVHIVYSLSKDLGLPGFRVGTIYSYNDHVVKTARRMSSFTLISSQTQQFLASMLSDRQFTENYIKTNRERLKKRQQMIVSVLENSGIQCLKGNAGLFCWMNMSPLLEECTKEQELDLWKLILHEVKLNISPGSSCHCSEPGWFRVCFANMSERTLEVALKRIHDFMSSRKKTWILFSSFKGRVSV; from the exons ATGGTGGCGGAGAGTGAACGTTACTTGTCTGTTGGATTATCAAAAGTTGCTCTATCAGAAACACACGGTGAAGATTCGCCATATTTTGCAGGTTGGAAAGCTTATGATGAAAATCCTTATGACGAATTGCGAGATTCCGCCGGAGTTATACAGATGGGACTCGCAGAAAATCAA GTTTCATTTGATATGGTAGAGAAATACCTGGAAAATAATCCAGCAAACATAGGAAACGAAACTTCCACCTTTAGGGAGAATGCACTATTTCAAGATTATCATGGGCTGAAATCTTTCAGAAAG GCAATGGCAAGCTTTATGGAACAGATTCGAGGGGGAAGAGCGAAATTCGACCCCGATAAAATTGTTATAACAGCGGGAGCAACAGCAGCAAATGAGTTGTTAACCTTCATTTTAGCTGATCCAGGAGATGCTTTGCTTATTCCAACTCCATACTATCCAgg GTTTGACAGGGATTTAAGGTGGAGAACTGGTGTAAATATAATCCCAATTCATAGTAAAAGCTCAAAcaatttcaaaataactcaagaatccTTAGAATCTGCATACAACGAAGCCATGTCAAAGAACATGAAAGTTAGAGGAGTACTCATAACAAATCCTTCAAACCCTTTGGGAGCGACGATTACACGACCAGTTCTTGAAGGGATTCTTGAATTTGTTACGAGTAAAAACATCCATCTTGTCTCGGATGAAATCTACTCGGGATCAGCATTCTCGTCCGAAGAATTTGTCAGCATTTCTGAAATTCTTGAGGCGAGAAAATACCAAGAATCCGAAAGGGTTCACATCGTTTATAGTCTTTCCAAAGATTTAGGGCTTCCAGGTTTTAGGGTTGGCACCATTTATTCTTACAACGACCATGTCGTGAAAACCGCAAGAAGAATGTCTAGTTTCACTTTGATTTCTTCACAAACTCAACAGTTTCTTGCTTCAATGCTTTCGGATCGGCAATTCACAGAAAATTACATTAAAACGAACCGGGAAAGGTTGAAAAAGAGGCAGCAAATGATCGTTTCGGTGTTGGAAAATTCCGGGATCCAGTGTTTGAAAGGGAATGCTGGATTGTTCTGTTGGATGAATATGAGCCCTTTGTTGGAGGAGTGTACAAAAGAACAAGAACTAGATTTGTGGAAACTAATATTGCATGAAGTGAAATTGAATATATCTCCGGGATCTTCTTGCCATTGTTCGGAGCCTGGATGGTTTCGGGTTTGCTTCGCAAATATGAGTGAACGCACACTCGAAGTTGCACTCAAAAGAATCCATGATTTTATGAGTAGTAGAAA AAAAACTTGGATCTTATTCTCAAGCTTCAAGGGTCGAGTCTCTGTTTAA
- the LOC142551951 gene encoding deoxyhypusine synthase-like isoform X1 produces the protein MSANQMDSARQAVFKHSVSMEGASEIVGYDFNKGVNYPELIKSLVSTGFQAANLGDAVRIVNEMLDWRLSNETPTKDCSEKERDPAFRESVRCKVFLGFTSNLISSGIRETIRYLLQHRMVDVVVTTAGGVEEDLVKCLAPTFKGDFALPGALLRSKGLNRIGNLLVPNDNYCKFEDWIIPIFDQMLDEQKLQNVLWTPSKVIARLGKEINDEHSYLYWAYKNNIPIFCPGLTDGSLGDMLYFHSYKHEHGGLVIDIVQDIRAMDDEAVYSGLRKTGIILLGGGLPKHHICNANMMRNGADFAVFINTAQEFDGSDSGARPDEAVSWGKIRVSAKSVKVHCDATIAFPLLVAETFAAKQKLI, from the exons ATGTCGGCAAACCAGATGGATTCCGCCCGACAGGCGGTTTTCAAGCACTCCGTTTCAATGGAGGGGGCTTCAGAGATCGTGGGCTACGATTTCAACAAAGGTGTGAACTACCCGGAGCTTATCAAATCACTGGTCTCTACCGGATTCCAGGCCGCTAATCTCGGGGACGCAGTCCGAATAGTTAATGAAATG CTAGATTGGAGGCTTTCGAATGAGACTCCGACTAAGGATTGCAGTGAAAAGGAAAGAGACCCGGCTTTTAGGGAGTCGGTGAGATGTAAGGTGTTTCTTGGTTTCACTTCAAATCTCATTTCCTCTGGCATTCGGGAGACAATTCGGTATCTTCTTCAGCATCGCATG GTCGATGTAGTGGTAACCACGGCTGGTGGTGTGGAGGAGGACCTTGTGAAGTGCCTTGCTCCCACTTTCAAAGGCGACTTTGCTCTTCCTGGAGCTCTTCTTCGTTCAAAAGGCTTGAACCGCATCGGAAATTTGTTGGTTCCTAACGACAACTACTGTAAATTTGAGGATTGGATCATTCCAATTTTCGACCAGATGTTAGATGAACAAAAACTACAG AATGTACTCTGGACACCATCTAAAGTGATTGCTCGACTGGGGAAAGAAATCAATGATGAGCACTCATACTTGTACTGGGCATACAAG AACAACATACCCATCTTCTGCCCCGGGTTAACCGATGGTTCGCTGGGCGATATGTTATACTTCCACTCGTATAAGCATGAGCATGGTGGCCTGGTGATTGACATTGTGCAAG ATATTCGAGCCATGGATGATGAGGCAGTCTATTCTGGTCTGAGGAAGACGGGTATAATACTTCTCGGAGGAGGTTTGCCCAAGCATCATATATGCAACGCAAATATGATGCGAAACGGAGCCGATTTTGCTGTCTTTATCAACACTGCACAAGAGTTCGATGGAAGTGATTCAGGTGCTCGTCCCGACGAAGCCGTGTCTTGGGGCAAAATTCGAGTTTCAGCCAAGTCTGTGAAG GTACATTGCGATGCAACCATTGCCTTCCCTCTCCTAGTGGCCGAAACATTTGCAGCAAAGCAAAAGCTGATATGA